A window of Helicobacter anatolicus contains these coding sequences:
- a CDS encoding (Fe-S)-binding protein — translation MQDIASACVKCAKCIQGCATYQIHRDEVHSPRGFLELIKSVEIAQQEEFLDTCFLCTHCVSACPIGLPIDFAIMQSRRENKQGVLKRFYFFLLRHRKIMDFVFLFLSFLPPCFFKQKKVGVIFKIPFKHQAFLQKYKKYQSKKYSRKVAIFIGCLANYNYSETGDALLKILDSLEIEALIPKQECCSAPALFSGDFDTSLKLIKKNIIYFEKIIDEVEAILIPEATCASVIIKDWQRVLEYYQEEEYLQKLKLIQHKFFLTSVFFAMHTDLRKKMIQTKQKITYHDPCHACKSLKIKTPPRELLQHYDLVELEDSESCCGFGGITLQIKKNDLIKKVGEKKIDKILETNAEIVSAECSACHAQIATLLAEKKSKVVFKHPLELIAQTLKKE, via the coding sequence ATGCAAGACATTGCTTCTGCTTGTGTTAAGTGCGCAAAATGTATCCAAGGGTGCGCAACTTATCAGATTCATCGCGATGAGGTGCATTCTCCACGAGGATTTTTGGAACTTATTAAATCCGTAGAGATTGCTCAGCAAGAAGAATTTTTAGATACTTGTTTTTTGTGCACGCATTGTGTTAGTGCCTGTCCTATTGGACTTCCTATTGATTTTGCTATTATGCAATCAAGAAGGGAAAATAAACAAGGAGTTTTAAAGAGGTTTTATTTTTTCTTGTTGAGACATAGAAAAATCATGGATTTTGTTTTTTTATTTTTATCTTTTTTACCTCCCTGTTTTTTTAAGCAGAAAAAAGTAGGGGTAATTTTTAAGATTCCTTTTAAACATCAAGCATTTTTACAAAAATATAAAAAATATCAATCTAAAAAATATTCAAGAAAGGTCGCAATTTTTATTGGTTGTTTGGCAAATTATAATTATTCTGAAACAGGAGATGCTTTATTAAAAATTTTAGATTCTCTTGAAATTGAGGCTTTAATACCTAAGCAAGAATGTTGTAGTGCACCTGCACTATTTAGTGGAGACTTTGATACAAGTTTAAAACTTATCAAAAAAAATATCATATATTTCGAAAAAATTATTGATGAAGTGGAGGCAATTTTGATTCCAGAGGCCACTTGTGCATCTGTGATTATTAAAGATTGGCAGAGGGTATTAGAGTATTATCAAGAAGAAGAATATTTACAAAAATTAAAACTAATACAACATAAGTTTTTTTTAACAAGTGTTTTTTTTGCTATGCATACAGATCTGAGAAAAAAAATGATACAAACAAAGCAGAAAATTACCTATCATGATCCATGTCATGCTTGTAAATCTTTAAAAATTAAAACCCCTCCAAGAGAGCTTTTGCAACATTATGATTTAGTGGAACTTGAGGATAGTGAGAGTTGTTGTGGATTTGGAGGAATTACTTTGCAGATTAAGAAAAATGATTTGATAAAAAAAGTTGGTGAAAAAAAAATAGATAAGATTCTAGAAACCAATGCTGAGATTGTAAGTGCAGAATGTAGTGCATGCCATGCACAAATTGCAACTTTATTAGCCGAGAAAAAAAGCAAAGTGGTTTTCAAACATCCCTTAGAGTTGATTGCGCAAACTCTAAAAAAAGAATGA
- a CDS encoding ankyrin repeat domain-containing protein → MELTPQEQEEMEKFCAQSFDFARENDAESLKIMLDHGLNVNLANHKGDTLLMLASYHNSLEAAKLLLERGAQVDQKNNRNQTPLAGVCFKGYFEMAQLLLQYGANPNEGGTMSPLNCAIMFKRKKILNILLKHKNVKLSFLQKIFLKFSSFKKSKI, encoded by the coding sequence ATGGAACTAACGCCACAAGAACAAGAAGAAATGGAAAAATTTTGTGCACAAAGCTTTGATTTTGCCAGGGAAAATGATGCAGAATCTCTAAAGATCATGTTAGATCATGGATTAAATGTAAATCTCGCAAATCACAAGGGCGATACTCTTTTAATGCTTGCAAGTTATCACAATAGCTTAGAAGCTGCGAAATTATTACTAGAGAGAGGCGCGCAGGTTGACCAAAAAAACAATCGAAATCAAACCCCATTAGCCGGTGTGTGCTTCAAAGGATATTTTGAAATGGCACAGCTACTTTTACAATATGGCGCAAATCCCAATGAAGGCGGCACAATGTCTCCTTTAAATTGCGCAATTATGTTTAAGCGTAAAAAAATTTTAAATATATTACTTAAACATAAAAATGTAAAACTTAGCTTCTTGCAAAAAATTTTTTTAAAATTTTCTTCATTTAAAAAATCTAAAATCTAA
- the purN gene encoding phosphoribosylglycinamide formyltransferase, with amino-acid sequence MPRKIKIAILFSGNGSNMQNIIETFHQKKIAHESKEYFFEIKGCVCNQKDAFGITRAKNLGIPCLLLPHQDFADRISFDLALEKEIKKMEVDLVVLAGFMRILSKKFCDSFKIINIHPSLLPKYKGANAIIESFESGDREVGVSVHWVNEELDGGAIILQKSFLRMPEDSLEVFSQKIHALEYEIYPEAIKKAIASL; translated from the coding sequence ATGCCTAGAAAAATTAAAATAGCAATTCTTTTTAGCGGCAATGGCAGTAATATGCAAAATATTATTGAAACTTTTCATCAAAAAAAAATTGCCCATGAAAGCAAGGAGTATTTTTTTGAAATAAAGGGATGTGTTTGTAATCAAAAAGATGCTTTTGGAATCACAAGAGCAAAAAATTTAGGAATTCCTTGCTTATTGCTTCCTCATCAAGATTTTGCTGACAGGATTTCTTTTGATTTGGCACTCGAGAAGGAAATAAAAAAAATGGAGGTTGATTTGGTGGTTTTAGCAGGTTTTATGCGAATACTCTCCAAAAAATTTTGTGATAGCTTTAAAATTATTAATATTCACCCTTCTTTATTGCCAAAATATAAAGGAGCAAATGCAATTATTGAAAGTTTTGAAAGTGGTGATAGGGAAGTGGGGGTAAGTGTGCACTGGGTTAATGAAGAATTAGATGGTGGTGCAATTATTTTACAAAAAAGTTTTTTGAGAATGCCTGAGGATTCTTTGGAGGTTTTTAGTCAAAAAATTCATGCTTTAGAATATGAAATCTACCCTGAAGCAATAAAAAAAGCAATTGCTAGTTTGTAA